From a region of the Falco peregrinus isolate bFalPer1 chromosome 5, bFalPer1.pri, whole genome shotgun sequence genome:
- the KLF15 gene encoding Krueppel-like factor 15, producing MVDHLLPTDESFSSTRSSLGYFGDMTAGLRSYQMLPSPLSEDDSDSSSFCSCSSPDSQVLSSSYGSTSSAESQDSILDYLLSQASLGNTSASWWDKRRLQPIVKEEYFRLPEFAVDMEDSGPFQPTLEEIEEFLEENMELELKERPKSETKDLRACSQVSVASLQQKDHMLPSASLKESKNEQLNSSTEGGQASNGGMALENGIPVMLQIQPVQVKQESNTSPSSQGPAQENIKIAQLLVNIQGQTFALVPQIVQSSNLNLSSKFVRIAPVPIAAKPIGPGGMIQGQTGIIMGQKFQKNPAAELIKMHKCSFPGCTKMYTKSSHLKAHLRRHTGEKPFACTWPGCGWRFSRSDELSRHRRSHSGVKPYQCPVCEKKFARSDHLSKHVKVHRFPRSNRSVRSMN from the exons ATGGTGGATCACTTGCTGCCTACTGATGAATCCTTTTCATCTACCAGATCTTCTCTTGGGTACTTTGGGGACATGACAGCAGGGCTGAGGTCCTACCAAATGCTGCCCTCTCCCCTGTCGGAAGATGACAGTGACTCGTCCAGCTTTTGTTCTTGTTCCAGCCCTGACTCCCAGGTTCTCAGCTCCAGCTATGGAAGCACATCCAGCGCAGAAAGTCAAGACAGCATCTTAGATTACTTATTGTCCCAGGCATCTTTGGGGAACACCTCTGCGTCATGGTGGGACAAAAGGAGACTTCAGCCGATAGTGAAAGAGGAGTACTTTAGGTTGCCTGAGTTTGCTGTGGATATGGAAGACTCAGGACCATTTCAGCCCACACTTGAGGAAATTGAGGAGTTTCTGGAGGAGAACATGGAGTTGGAGCTCAAAGAAAGACCTAAAAGCGAGACCAAGGACTTGAGAGCTTGCAGCCAAGTTTCTGTTGCTTCACTACAGCAAAAGGACCATATGTTACCCAGTGCTAGTTTAAAAGAGAGTAAAAATGAACAGTTGAACAGCTCAACGGAAGGTGGCCAAGCTTCAAATGGAGGAATGGCCCTGGAGAATGGGATACCAGTTATGCTTCAGATTCAGCCTGTACAGGTCAAACAGGAGTCCAACACGAGCCCCAGTTCCCAAGGACCAGCACAAGAGAACATTAAAATTGCACAGCTGCTAGTCAACATCCAAGGACAGACATTTGCCCTTGTGCCTCAGATAGTTCAGTCATCCAATTTGAACTTGTCCTCTAAATTTGTCCGCATTGCTCCCGTCCCCATCGCTGCCAAGCCAATTGGGCCAGGAGGCATGATCCAGGGTCAGACGGGAATCATCATGGGtcagaaatttcaaaagaaccCTGCGGCAGAACTCATTAAAATGCACAAGTGTTCTTTTCCTGGTTGTACCAAGATGTACACAAAAAGCAGCCATTTGAAAGCCCACCTGAGGAGGCATACAGGAGAAAAGCCTTTTGCATGCACGTGGCCGGGTTGCGGATGGAG GTTCTCCAGGTCAGATGAGCTGTCCCGGCACAGGCGCTCCCACTCAGGGGTGAAACCCTATCAGTGTCCCGTCTGTGAGAAGAAGTTTGCTCGAAGCGACCACTTGTCCAAACATGTCAAGGTGCATCGGTTCCCACGAAGCAACCGCTCCGTCCGCTCCATGAACTGA